CCGAGGCCTTTCGGATTCCGAGCGGCAGCATGGAGCCAACTCTTCTCGTCGGCGATTGGCTCTTCGTCAACAAGCTCCGTTTCGGGCCGCACATCCCATTCACGAGTCGTTCGCTACCGGGCTATGCCAGCCCCAAGCGGGGCGATGTCACCGTCTTCATCTCGCCGCCGCAGGACATGACGATTCGAATATCCGCCGACGAGGTCACACCGACGTTGGTGAAGCGCATCGTCGGCGTCGCCGGCGACACGCTCCTCATGCGCCACGGGGAGCTGATCGTCAACGGCGCCGTGGCATCGTCACCCAACTCGTTTCGTCTTCCGGACTCCCTCGCGGACCAGCCGCAGCCGATCTTCGCCTGGCAGCATCAGGTCGAGATTCGCGGTTCTCGATTCGGTGAGCCGGTACCGGTTCCCAGCCTCCACGAGTGGGGGCCGCTCGTCGTGCCCACCGGCATGTTCTTCATGATGGGCGACAACCGCGACAACTCCGTCGATAGCCGGTACTACGGACCCGTACCGCGCGCAAACCTGCGTGGTACGCCCATGTTCGTGTACTACTCATATGATCCTGACCGAGGCGTCGACTACATCCGCGCCGTGACCGCCATCCGATGGCGCCGTCTCGGCGACTGGATCCGCTAAGGCTCCCCGGAATTCGTCGCATCAAATTGCTCGGTATCGGCAAACTCTTAAGGTCCTTTGCAGTTTAGTCAACGCGTCATACGGCTCGATGGCATCATGCCAAACACAGAACGTCTGGCGCGCGCGGGGATAGTCACTGCCGGACTTGCAGTGGCCGGCGGTGTCATCGGTGGCCTTTGCGGAATCGCAGCGATTCTCGCCGTCGCCATCATTGAGGAGGGTCTGCATGCTTTCGCGTCCCACGAGGTCCTCTCAATTCTGAGCATGGGTGCGGCGGTGGGGGCGGCTGCGGGAATTGTAGGCGCCCCGGCCTTGGCGTGGGGATTGCTGCGACGTGTTCCGCTCGGCCGGGCGATTCTTGTAACCGCACTCGGCACGGTCGCCGGCGCGATCGTTGGAGAGTTGTTGCATCCCTTTAACCCGTACGCGAGCGCCGTACCCGGGGTCATCGCCGGGGGGCTCGCCGGATTCCTCATCGCTGGCGTCGGCCTCCGTCTCAGACCCGGCCGCGCCACGTCAGGCTCCGGGGACAGAGCCGTTTAACGAACGCTGAAGGTGACAAGGCCGCTACTGATTGCGCTGCGCTCCGAGCAGCGTTTCTATATAATTGCCTTGCAGCTTAGCCAAGGTGGTAGCATCGAAGTGATGCGACGTTAGGGCGTGCTCCCACTCCACTGCGGTATAAACTTCCAATTCGCGGCATACCGCGGCTGTACAAAATGTGCGCCATGCGGAGACCTCGACTCGGGGTGTTCGATGGGCAGGGACGCGCGCAGTCGAACACCGCCGGAATGACCTTCCTCAAACTCGATTGGCCCAACCGCAGCGCGGCGACGGCCACGTGCACGGGATGTGGCCGCATCGAATGGTTTCTCGCCGACCCCGAGGAGTTGCCCGATGCTGGATAGGCTGCTGCGCCATTACGGCGCCTCAGGACGGTCCGCAACCGACATCCTGCCGGGGTGATTGTCGATGACCGTCCATGCCCGTCGCTATCCGATTCACTCTGACGACTGCGAGCGTCCGTTGCGTCGCCACCGCGCTACGTTGGCACTCGTTCTCTGCGTAGCCGGGACGAGCAGTGCGTGCGTGCGCACGCCACGCTCCTACTCGCCTGTAGGTGCGAGCGCCTTGTATGGCGATCGTACCGAAGACGGGGTGACACTGCTCCTCCACCTCGAGCCGCCGGCGGCGATGGCGCGGGTTCGAGAAGAGCTGCAGGCGACCGGGTATGAGCTGGCGGATACGGCTGCGGACGGCGCGGGGCAGACCGTGCGAACTCGCGCCCATGTCGTGGGCGGCGACACTCTGATGGTGGTCACGGCGCAGGTGATCCGGGTCGAGCTGCCCGAGGTGGCGTCGAGCGTTGTCCTGACGGCCACCTTTGACGTACCGTCGCGCGGAGTGCGCAACGCGCCGGTAATACAGAAACCCGGCACCGTGAGTCCGCTCTACGCACGCTTGAAGACTGTCGCCGAACGCGTAGGTGGGTCACGCGCGCCTGCGCCCGACGATCGCCAGCAAGCACGGGTGTTAACCGCTGGTTATCCGCGTGACTGATGTGGAGGTCGAACAGTTGGGCAGGCATGAGATCGTTCTTTCAAGTCGTTGCGGCGACGGCCATACTCGCGGCTGCTGGCTCGTGCGATGCGCCGACGGCTCCGGTCGATCACGACGTCGAAGGCTCGTGGAGTGAGAACACTCACGGAATGCTCAATCCGGGCAACTCCTTCCTCGTCGACCTCCACGAGTCGGGCGGCGTCGTCCAAGGCGTGGGTACGTTCTCCGGCGAGGCCGGGCCTATGGGCGCGCTGGTGGTCAGCGGCACCATTTCGCACGATTCACTGCAGCTCGCGATCGTCGCCATTGTCGGGTCGGGCACCGTTCCAGTAAGAACGGACACCTCGCACTTCGCCGGCGTGCTGACCTCGCGCGATAGGATCGACGGAACGCTGACCGAGAACAACCTCGCGACCGCGTTCGGCCTAGTGCGCGTCGCCGGCCGAATGGCCGCGTCGGTCATGGTGTCAGGGAAGTCACCTGGCGCGCCCCAGTCCCATCCGCGCAGACTCCAGTATCGTATGAAAGCAGCCAACGTCGGCACGCCGAGTGCGCGAATCGCCGCCTCGGCATCACTCTGAATGATTCAGCGGATCACGATCACGGTCGCAAATACCTTCGTCTTCAAGGCGAAGCTCCTGATCGATCGCGCGCCCAACACCTGCGCTGCCTTCACCGCCTTGCTTCCTTATCGCCAGCGCTTGATTCACGCCCGCTGGAGTGGCGAGGCCTGCTGGATTCCGCTCGGCGACTACCAGCTCGGCGTCGGCCATGAGAATCACACGAGCCATCCGTCGGCGGGCGACCTGCTATGGTATCCCGGCGGAATCAGCGAAACCGAGCTACTGTTCGCGTATGGCTCCGCGGTCTTCGCGAGCAAGGTCGGTCAGCTCGCGGGCAATCACTTTCTCGAGGTCGTCGAGGGCGGAGAGCGACTCGAGGAAATGGGGCGCTACGTGCTGTATCGTGGAGCGCAGGACATTCTGTTCGAAGCGGAACTCCTTTCCGTCGCGCCCGGCTGATGCCGAGCTTCCAGCGCTCACTCGCGACCCCGCCCTATTTCCGCAGTCGCTCCGGCATGCCCATCCGCGCGAGCAGCGCCTGAAAGCGCGGTTCCTGCCGGAACGGATACAGTGCCGGCATCGCGTTCAATATCTGCAGCAGATCCAGGTCGCGTGCAGCGACCGCGCGATTGAGCGTGGCGTACGCGCGATCCTTATCGCCGGCCAGCAACAACAAACCACCAAGCTGGGATACCCGCGGATCACCTTCCAGCGAGTGAATCGCCCTCGCGAGCCCCGCTCGATCACCACGGGCGTTCGCCAACAGACCATCGTTGAACGTGCGCACCCAGTAGTCGCCGCCGGCAATCCGTCGTGCGCGCTCGTGTTCCCGCCGCGCACCCGCGCTGTCGCCGACGTCCGCGAGCACGAGCGAGAGAATGTCGAACACTTCATAGAACGTTGAATCCAGACGCGTGCCGATGCGTGCCGACTCGAGCGCCGCCGAGTCCTGTCCACTCGACCACAGCCCCCACGCGCGATCGCTCCGCCACTGCGCGGTGCTTGGCTCGAGATCGATCAGTCGCGTCGACGGATTCGCCATGGCATCGAAGTCGTGCATTTCCCACATCGCCCAGCCGAGTACCCCGAGCCCCAGCGATGAACTTGGCAGCGAGTCGGCATGCGCGAAGTCGGCGTAGGCCGGACCGAACTCCCACGCATTGTGCAGGCGCACCATGCCACGCGCGTAATAGGCGTCGCCCTGGCGCGGATCGAGCGCAATGGCGCGATCGGCCGCGCGCATGGCGTTGGCAAATGCGGAATCGCGCGACGTGGTCTGATAGATCAATGCGTACGCGTTCGTGATGGCCAGCGTCGCCCAGGCCGGTGCGTACGTCGAATCGATGGCCAATGAGCGATGCAGGTGCGTCACGCTGCGCTGAAATCCCTCGGCCGTGCGGAGCGACGCGGCTTCCTGTCCCAACAAGAACTCCGCGTACGCGCGCGGATCGACTTGTCGCGCCGTGCTGAGCGCCGTCTCCTGTTCGGGTGTCAGCCGCACACGAATGCCGCGCGCAATGTCGGCGGCGACATCGCGTTGCAGCGCAATCACGTCGGCCGCGGGGCGCTCGAAGCTGCGCGTCCACAACTCCTCGTTCGTCGCGTCAATGAGCTCGGCTGAGAGTCGCACGACAGTGCCGGCCTTCACGATCGATCCGGAAACGATGGCGTCGACACCGAGTTCACGAGCGATGTCCGGCAATGGCTTGGTCGACGCACGATACGGGACCACCGCGCGATAGCCGAGCACGTGGACGCCCGCGTCGGTGAGCGTCGAGATCACTTCGCGGGTCATGCCGTCGGCGAAGAATTGCTGCGTCGAGTCGCCGGTCTCGTTGGCCATCGGCAGCACGGCGATGCGCCGAATGGGCGATGCACCGCTCGTGCGCCGCGAGAACTGCCAGCCAACCGCGAGTGCCGCGACAATCGACACCGACCCGATTGCGACACGTGTTGCCGTCACTCGCGGCATTCGTTGGCGCGCGAGCGAGGGTGAACTCGCGGCGGCACTCTCGGCAGACGAAAGCGACTCGACAAATCGGGCCGCCGGATAAGGGCGTGCCGCAGGATCCTTCGCCATCGCGAGACGGATCGCACCGGAGACGGCGACGGGTGTTTCCGGACGCGCATCGGTTACCGCCGGCGGTTCGGCGACGAGATGTTGCGACGTCACAGACGCCGCGGTCGCACCAGAGAACGGCGGGACACCGGCGAGCATCTCGTACAACACGCAGGCGAGCGAATAGAGGTCGCTGCGGCCATCGACGGTCGTTTCGCCAACGGCCTGCTCAGGGCTCATGTACGCGGGAGTTCCAACCGCCAATCCTGTTTGCGTGATACGACTGTCGTCCGACGACGCGAGTACGCGCGCGATGCCAAAATCAGCGACCACCGCGTGGCCACGTTCGAGCAGGATGTTCTCGGGCTTGATGTCCCGGTGCGCAATGCCGCGCTCGTGCGCATAACCGAGTGCGTCGGCGACTTCGCGCGCAATGCGCAGCGCGTCGTCGATGGGGAGTCGCTTCTCACGATTCAGCCGATCGCGAAGTGACTCGCCGTCGACGACCGGCATGACGTAAAACAGCGCGCCGTTGGCCTCGCCGGAGTCGAAGAGCGGCAGGATGTGGGGATGCCGCAGCGTTGCCGTGGTCCTGATCTCGCGCGCGAATCGGTCCGCGCCGACGACGAACGCCAGTTCCGGTCGAAGCACCTTGATGGCGACGGCCCGGCCGTGCTTCAGATCGGTGGCGCGAAACACCGTTGCCATTCCACCGGTGCCGAGCTCCGATTCGATGCGATACCGGTCGGCGAGTGCCGACCGGAGGTGCGCCTGGAGGTGCGTTGGAGGCGACGTCACGCCACAAGGTGGGCCGTGAATGAGGGAAGGGGAAGAGCTTTGTCGGGCGCGCGGTTCGCTGCCCGGCCGCTTGAAAGAACGATGCTACGGCATTGATTGTTTGCCGTTGCGCGCGAACTTTTATATGATGTCTTTGCAGGTTGGCTAAGGAGTTGGGCCGACCATGGAGACCTCGTGATCCGTCTCGACGGACTGAAGCTGTTCGTAAGCGGCATCGCCGAGACGGGCGTCAACCCTTTTGATAGGGCCCCGTGGTCGGGTTGAGAGTAGCCCAGGCCTCGATGACGGAGCTGCTGACGGACCACGGGGCCGCGGTACGGGCCTTTGCCGCTCACGCCTCCGCCATTGCACCTGACCAGTGGAATGTGGAGCGAGCTCCCGGCAAGTGGACGCCGGCGCAGGAGGCAAAACATCTCGCGCTCGCGTATGCAGCCTTTGTCCGCGATCTTCGCGGAGGGCCGACGCTCCGACTCAAGGGGCGCTGGTGGCAGCGTCGGCTCTGGCGCTGGCGAGTATTGCCTCAAATTCTCGACGGCGGCCGCATCCCGCACGGAGGCCGTGCGCCACGTGAGGCCCGCCCGCCCGATCGCCCTGGACATCAAACGGAACTGCTCGCGGAGTTGGCCACGGAGGTCACGCAATTCGAAGCCACGGTCATGGACTTACAACAGTCGCAACCACGGCGGCGAGTGACGCATCCCTACTTTGGCGCTCTTACGTTGCCTCAGCTGGTAAGGTTCTGCACGGTGCACACGCGACACCACGCCGCGTTTCTTCCCGATGCGACGGTGCTGGCTAACGGCCGCTAGATCTCGGCGGGCCGGGCCAATGCCGGGTTCGACGGACAACCACCCTGAGAGTACTCTAAAGTTTGCCACAATGGAGCGAGGAGAGGTGGTGACTCGATTACCGGTCGTCCTCACGCTGCTGGTCAGCCTCGCCGCCTGCTCGGTACCCACGGAGGGCGGTTCGACCAACGACCCAAGCCGGCTGCCGTACGTCGTGAGCCCGGCGGGCGTTCGCATTCACGGGACTTCGCGGCTTCTTGTCATCCCCACGCGTTTCGCCGACGGTCCCGCGTCTCCGCTCACGTCGTCGGACATCGCCGCGCAGCTATTCAGCGGTGCGACCGGCGGGGCGGGGCCGCTGGCGGAGACCTATAGCCTGGCGTCCGGTGGAACGTTCACCCTGCGCGGCGACGTGACGCGATGGGTTACGACGTCGGTCACCTTCGCCGCCGCCAACGCGCGCGGCGTCATCACCGAGTCGGGGCTCGGCGACCATACGTTGCTGGCGCTGCAGGCCGTGGATGCGGACGTGGATTTCGGCCTCTACGACAACGACGGTCCGGACGGCATCCCGAACAGCGGCGATGACGACGGCATCGTGGATGGCGGCGTGGTCATCCTCCACTCGGAGCCCAACGAGTACTGCGACGCCAGCGTGCGTGGAACTCATCCCGTTTCTGTGACTCAGTGGCGTCCCAACGGGGCGCGGTTTCGCACACAGGATCCCTCGCGCAAAGGACGGTTCATCGAGGTCGGTGCGTACACGATTCTATCGGCGACGGGCTGCTCGTCGAGCATCGTCCAATCGCACGTCCTCGCGCACGAACTCGGCCATCTCGCACGTGCGGATATCGCCGGTCCGGTGATGGGGGCGCAAGGCTCCCGAATTCCGAGACTGCCGAAACGCCGAGACTGCCGAGGTCCGAAACTGCCAAACGCCGAAACTGCCGAACGCCGAGACTCCGAGACTACCGAACACCAAAGAAGCCGAACTCCGAGATTGCCAAACACCGAGCGGCGGCTGTGAGGATTGAGCTCGACGACGTGAGCAGGCCGGAGGTTCGAGCACATTCTCCAGCTGTTGCGCGAGCGCGCGTATCGGGAGTTGGAGAATGGCAATAGTGTTTTTATGTCCGTGCAGCTAACGAAACAGGTCGCCGCCGCTGACCACCACTGAGCCGGGGACGAATCGGACCGTGCCGTTCCACACATGCTGCATCGCTGGGAGCATTCGCTGAAGCAACTCCGCATTGAACTGCGAGTGATGACAGGCGAGCGCCTTCTTCGCCGCTTCGAGATCGCCGGGCGTGAATGGCACCTCGACCGTGAAATACTTCGCCTGCGGGATGACCATTGGTGGCTCGCCCCGCTGCGGATTGGACAGGCGGAACATCTCCGCCGGCAAGTACATGTAGACGAGGCGCTCGGGCATGCCTGTGACGCCGGCGCGGTGCAGCTGGGTGGCGATGTCGCTCACCAAGCGATGGTCCGGGTGCCCAGTGCCGCCGTCGGGACCCCACGTCACCACGACGTCCGGGCGCAGCCGCTCGATCTCCTTGGCGATGCGGTCCGTGAGTCGCATGAGCAAACTGCGATCGCCCAGATAGTCGCCGAGCTTTCCGTCAGGAAATGCGAAGAGCACCGGCTCCTGCGCTCCGAGCGCCGCCGCTGCGCACCGCGCCTCCTCGACACGAGCCTTGACGAGCGCGTCTCCCACGGGGCCTGAGTCGGACCGTTGGAGGTACGTCTGCGAGCCGCTGCCGCCCGACCCGTCCGTCGCGATGAGCATGAAAACCTGCACGCCTTCGCGGGCGTAGCGCGCCAGCGCCGGTGCCGCCGCGGTTTCGTCATCGGCATGGGCGAGGAGCGCGACGAGTTTCTTCGGCAGAGTCTGAGCGCCCGTCGTGGGCGAGAGCCAGGCCGTGAAAACGAGGAATGCAGCCGTAAGCAGCGGGCGCGTCGGCGGTCTCATGTACGTCGAACCTACGCCAAGATCCCGAACGACGAAACTACCGAACTCCCGGGTTGTTTCGGGTCGCAAGCGGGTGGGGCGCTCCGCGGACGACAATCCCACCCCGAGCATTTGCATCGACGGGCTCGCGGTTTCACCGAACGACGGTTGTCGGTGTACTTCTATAGAGTGTCCGATTCGGGGGCAGCATTGGCTGGGGTCGCCAGGTATCGAGGGTTCGCATGGCTCGCGGTGATGGCCGCGTCGTTCGCGTCTCGTATGCCGACGCTCGGAGCCCAGGCGACGGCGGATACCGTCGCGATCGCGGCACTGGCGCGGGATCTCTCGTCGGACGCTAATCGTGGGCGAGGGCCGTGGACGCCGGAGAACGCGCGCGTCGCGAGACAGCTCGGACAAAAGCTCGAGCAGCTCGGGGCACGGCCGGTGTTCGGCACGTCGCTGCTCGTTCCATTCACGACTCCTGAACATCCAGCCGACACGGTCCTCAACGTGGTCGGCGTCTTTCCGGGGCGCGGAGGGACGACGACCGGTGACCTCGTCGGAATCACGGCGCATCTCGATCACTTGGGCGTCGGGCCGCCCGACGCGACCGGCGATTCGATCTACAATGGCTTTCTCGACGACGCCGTTTCGATCGCGATGATCTTCGACGTCGCGCGGCGATACGTGCAATCGCCGGGCGACCGGCCGCTAGTCGTGATGTTCTTCAATCTCGAGGAGCAGGGGCTGCTCGGCGCGAAGGCGCTGGCCGCGCGCGCGGACGCAGCGCCATTCATCGATCGGCTCAAGCTGTTGATCGAGGTCGATGCAGGATCGCCGGCCGGAGAGGCGCTGACGTGGCAGCTCATGCAGTCAGCGCCACCCAACCCGGGCGCTCTCATCGCGGATTCACTAGCGCGCGCGCGCGGCTGGACCACCACTTCATCGGCGCCGCGGCCGATCAGCGACGTGTTCGTCTTCGCGCAGCGCGGCGTGCCGATCGTGTTCCCAATCCCGGGAGGGACGTGGCGCGGATACACGGACGCGCAGCGCGCCGAGGCGATGCGCAAGTTCGACCATTACCACCAGCCTTCGGATCAGTGGAGGCCTGACTTCCCTTGGGTTGGAACGGCCGCGTACGTGGATTGGTTGTTTGGGATCGTTCAACGAGCGACGCGATAACGGCCGGACGCCGAGACGGCTGGACTCCGAAACTGCCGAACTCCGAAACTGCCGAAAGCCGAGACGCCGAAACGCCCGAGCGCCGGGCCTTCCGAACGACAAAACTGCCAAAGGCCGAGATGCAGAGTGACCTCGCAGTTTCGGACTAGGGCAGTTTCGCTAGGGCAGTTTGAGTCGGCAGTTTCGAGTCAGGCCCGTCGATCGCCCTACTTCTTGGCCACTCCCTTTTTCGTAGGATCGTCCGACGGATTCACGTACGTGAGCGCGAACGGGCCCATCAGGTTGACCTGGACGATCGTGCGACCTTTGACCACGGCGTAGTGATGCTGGCCCGCTCCGGCCACGACGAAGCCACCGACGGGTATGGCCGTGAGCTTTGACTTGTCGACCTTGTCGCCCATGCCGACCTGGAACGTTCCTTGGATCACCGTGACGGCTTCGTCGGTCGGATGGAAGTGCGGCGGAAGCACGTAGCCGTTCGGGAAGTCGAGACGGACGGTCACGGGTTCCGCTTTGCCGGGATCGCCCTGAAGCACGGCCAACTTCGCGCCGGCTGGGAAGATCGCGGGTGCCGGGCCCCACTTGAGCTCAGGCGCTTGCGCGTGGGCACGGGCGGGCAGGACAAGTGCCGCGGCGAGAACTGTTGCGGTCAGAATGCGCATCGTTGTTGCTCCCTTTAAAAAAGAGTGATGTGGTGGGTTGCGGTTCGACCTTCCTGCTATTCTGCTCACGCCCGCGCGATCAAGTAGCGGAACGTGTTCTCTAGGCGGTACTCGCCGCGCGCGGTGCCGAAGGGGCGGATCGACTCGGCGACTGTTTTGCGCACGCGCCGCTCGCCGGCGAGTTGAACCGCGCGCACCGCCGGACCCGATGACAGCATCGCGTCGAGCGCGTCGTCCAGATCCGCGAAGCACCATTCGACGGCGACGTCGACGACCTCCACGGGTGTGAGCTCCATCTCCGCCGCGACGGCTTCGAGCGCATCCGGCTGCGACAGTGCGAACGGACCCGGGATGGCGGACGACGAAGGCACCAGAGCCTCGATGGCGTCGAGATAGGCGGCGGCTTCACACTCGTCGGCGCGGCCCCAAGCGGCGATGACGATCTGCGACCTGCCGCCCGGCTTGGCGACGCGCCTCGCCTCGCGCAGCACGGCGCTCGGGCTCGAGACGTACGGGAACGAGTTGATCCCGGTCACGACGTCGAACGTCGCGTCGTCGTAAGGCAGGTTGCCGACGTCGCCGAGGTCGAACGTGCCGTTCGGTACGCGCTGGCGCGCTATGTCCAACAGCGCCGGCGCGGAGTCCAATCCAACGACCGCCGCGCCGCGCGCGGCGGCGAGCCGGCAGAACAAACCGGCGCCGCAGCCGGCGTCGAGAAGCGACGTCCCCGCGAGCGGTGCGAGGCGATCGAGGATGGCGACGTACAACTGTCGCATCGCCGGCTCCATGAGCTCGGCCCAGTCGTGGGCGCGGGCACTCCACAACTCACCGCCAAGCGGAGTCGCACCGCCGTACACCTGTTTCAGTGAAACGCTCGTCATGTGCTGCTGTTCTCTCTGCGTCAGATTCGAGTCCTACAATCGCTGACGAGAGATACCGGGCGCGCGAATTAGCCGCTTCGCCCGGAAGAGCCATGGATGCGCGTGGCAGCCGCGTGGCCCGTTTGGGCCATGACGGGTGGACCGTGACCGGTGACCGGTGACCGGTGACCGGTCACCGACGCCGACGGCCGACTTAAATCAGTCCTTCGCGAGTGGCGTACGCGGCTGCGGCGGCGCGGGAGGAGAGGTCGAGTCTCGACAGCAGATTCGCGACGTGACGCTTGACGGTATGCTCGCTGAGCTTGAGGCGCACGGCGATGTCGGAGTTGCTCGAGCCTCGTGCGATGAACCGCAAAATTTCGAGCTGGCGGCCCGTGAGGGACGGCGTGGCGCTCGGCTTTCCCTTTCCGCCGCCGAAGGATCGAAGTAGACGCTGTCCGCGATTGGCCTCGTGCTCGGCGCCGAGTGCGTCGAGTGATTCCATCGCCAGACGGGCCTCGTGCTCGGCGAACGCGGTCCGGCCGAGCGCGATGAGCACTTCGGCGAGGTCGAGGCGCGTGCGTGCCGTCTCGAAGGGCGCGCCGTTCTGCTGAAAGAGATCGGCCGCATGCTCGAGGTGCGTCGCGGCTCCGGCAAGATCGCCTTGGTGGCGTTGCACGACGCCTCGCGCGGCGGCAACCGAGGCGGCGAACGACGCCGTGGCCGCGGCGGCCGCGATACGCTCGAGTTCTTGGAGCGCGACTTTCGCCGCGGCGAGAGCGCCATTCTCCGTATGCGCGCGAACCAATAGCTCGAGCGCGGAAGCGCGCGCGGTGGGCTCGGCGTCGCCGGCGTGCGCGAGATACTGATCGAGCAACGCGGCGGCTTCCGCGGCGTGGCCGCGCTCGAGCGCCAACTCCGCGATTCCGACGCGAGACTGCGGCTGCGTGGTCGACTGCTCGAACAGTCGCTCGGCGTCGTCGAAGCGTCCCTGGCGAAGTCGTAGCACGCCGAGTCGTGCGACGGGGGGACTCGTGAGCGCGGGGCGAGCCTGTTGCAACTCGCGTGTCGCAGCCGCCAGCTCTTCTTCCGCCTTCGTCCAATCACCGTGCCAGATGAGTACACCCGCATACTGCGTTCGGCAGATTGCCGAGAGCGGGCGGAGGCCCCAGCGTCGTGTGAATTCTTGAACGCGTGCCACCCACTGTGCCGCGCGGTCGTAGTCGCGGATGCGCTCGCAGGCAAAGATCTGCCAGCACGACACGAGACCGACGGCGTGCAGCTCTTTCACCTCGCCGGCGGTCGTCGCGATGCTGGCTTCGTCGAGCCGGCGCATTCCGAGGTCGACGTCGCCCGCGCTCACCCGCGCGAGTCCCTCGAGTCCGAGCGCCGTGAACTCGACGCCCTGATCCGCCAGCTCACGCCCGAGTTTCGCCGCACGCGCGGCACTGGCGATCGCGGCCGAGGGATCGTGTCGCCGAAAGAGCGCGACCTCGGCTTCCCGAATCATGAGCCATCCGTATTCGGCGGTGTCGTGCCGGCCGACGAGGAGACGCCGCGCGCGCTCGAGCCATCCGGATGCGACCGCGAAGTCGCCGCGGAAAGCGAGATAGTCCCACACGAGCCAGATCGCCACGCGCGCGGCGCCGCGCGAGTCCTGTCGTTCGCGGTACAAGACGTACGCCCGCTCGCGTGAGTCGAAGGTGAGCGTGGGTTCGTCGAGCCACCAAGCGGCGAGGCCGAGGTCCTCGAGCGCTTCGGGTGTTTCTTGCTCAGCGATGGTCGCGGTGAGGTGGGTGCGGGCTTCGTCCCACGCGCCCCGATCGAGCGCGTCGCGGCCTGCTGCGAGCGGAGCAGAGGGTTGGATCGGGGGGGCCGGTGGGGTGAGCATTCTCATGGAAGCATACGGCGGGCGGTTCCGGAGGGCGAGACTGTTCAGTCCGGAGGGCGAGACTGCCGAACGCCGAAGGTGCCGAACGCCGAAACTTCCGAGCACCGAGGTTCCGTTGCAGCTTAGCGATTGCTACGCAGCCCCCCACACGAAAAGGGAACTGAAGTGAGTAGCCGCACCTCCGCCGCGCTCTACATACTCTTGATGGTCGCCGTGATCATCACGGTCGACGTGCTGTTTTTCAAAGGCCGGTTCTGGGCGCGGTTGGCAGCGAACGTCGGGATCGTGCTGATAGGCGCAGCTTTCTACTTCAGATTCGTGAAGCGTCCCTGACCGGGCGTGGATTGGCACTCTTTGTATGCGCTTCCGTCGCTTGGTCCGTCGAATCCTTCGCACCGTGCGCGCGCCACGGATTGTTGCACCGCCGGTGGCCATTGGCGAGTTGACGCTACGAGAGGCGACGATGGCCGATCTACGCCTGCTCGCCGAGCTCCATGTTCGCACGTTCAACGAAACGCACGTGGGGCCGTTCGGGTCGGGTCCGACCTATGCGACTCGGGAATGGCAGTGGCGGGACAAGCTCGCCGAAACCGATGCGACCCATTTCGTTCTCGTGCTGGAGACTCCCGCGAAGCAACTCGTCGGCTTCATCTGGTGTCATCCGACGCAGGACAATCCACAATGGGCGGCCCGCCTGAACAAGATCTATCTTCTCCGCGAATACCAGAGGCGCGGGCTGGGCAAGCGCATGGTCGCCGCGGCCGTGGACCGGCTCCTGGGCAATGGCCTGATGTCGATGGCGCTATTCACGGAAGTGGACAACGAACCCGCCTGCAACTTCTACGAGCAGCTGGGCGGCGAACGTCAACTGGATGAGCGCGGGGAGTTC
This genomic window from Gemmatimonadaceae bacterium contains:
- a CDS encoding cupin domain-containing protein — translated: MRILTATVLAAALVLPARAHAQAPELKWGPAPAIFPAGAKLAVLQGDPGKAEPVTVRLDFPNGYVLPPHFHPTDEAVTVIQGTFQVGMGDKVDKSKLTAIPVGGFVVAGAGQHHYAVVKGRTIVQVNLMGPFALTYVNPSDDPTKKGVAKK
- a CDS encoding class I SAM-dependent methyltransferase; its protein translation is MTSVSLKQVYGGATPLGGELWSARAHDWAELMEPAMRQLYVAILDRLAPLAGTSLLDAGCGAGLFCRLAAARGAAVVGLDSAPALLDIARQRVPNGTFDLGDVGNLPYDDATFDVVTGINSFPYVSSPSAVLREARRVAKPGGRSQIVIAAWGRADECEAAAYLDAIEALVPSSSAIPGPFALSQPDALEAVAAEMELTPVEVVDVAVEWCFADLDDALDAMLSSGPAVRAVQLAGERRVRKTVAESIRPFGTARGEYRLENTFRYLIARA
- a CDS encoding LuxR C-terminal-related transcriptional regulator; the protein is MRMLTPPAPPIQPSAPLAAGRDALDRGAWDEARTHLTATIAEQETPEALEDLGLAAWWLDEPTLTFDSRERAYVLYRERQDSRGAARVAIWLVWDYLAFRGDFAVASGWLERARRLLVGRHDTAEYGWLMIREAEVALFRRHDPSAAIASAARAAKLGRELADQGVEFTALGLEGLARVSAGDVDLGMRRLDEASIATTAGEVKELHAVGLVSCWQIFACERIRDYDRAAQWVARVQEFTRRWGLRPLSAICRTQYAGVLIWHGDWTKAEEELAAATRELQQARPALTSPPVARLGVLRLRQGRFDDAERLFEQSTTQPQSRVGIAELALERGHAAEAAALLDQYLAHAGDAEPTARASALELLVRAHTENGALAAAKVALQELERIAAAAATASFAASVAAARGVVQRHQGDLAGAATHLEHAADLFQQNGAPFETARTRLDLAEVLIALGRTAFAEHEARLAMESLDALGAEHEANRGQRLLRSFGGGKGKPSATPSLTGRQLEILRFIARGSSNSDIAVRLKLSEHTVKRHVANLLSRLDLSSRAAAAAYATREGLI
- a CDS encoding GNAT family N-acetyltransferase, whose amino-acid sequence is MRFRRLVRRILRTVRAPRIVAPPVAIGELTLREATMADLRLLAELHVRTFNETHVGPFGSGPTYATREWQWRDKLAETDATHFVLVLETPAKQLVGFIWCHPTQDNPQWAARLNKIYLLREYQRRGLGKRMVAAAVDRLLGNGLMSMALFTEVDNEPACNFYEQLGGERQLDERGEF